A genomic window from Leptolyngbya sp. NIES-2104 includes:
- a CDS encoding site-2 protease family protein has protein sequence MNGNIRIGKLFGIPFYVHPSWFLVLGLITWSYGSGIAAQLPELAVGLPWILGLVTALLLFASVLAHELGHSLVAMRQGIPVRSITLFLFGGLASLEKESKTPSEAFQVAIAGPVVSLILFGFLSLFGWAIGTGIGAEILGVIASVNLALALFNLIPGLPLDGGNVLKALVWKLTGNPYRATVVASRSGQVLSWIAIASGLIPLVLFGSFANIWNLLIGGFLLQNATQSARSARVQEQLAQFTAEEAVMANRSAVDAELPLRAFADQQILNRDPNQKFLVTDAEGQLVGEISIDSLRSVPVEDWSNQRVRDVMSEIAVERTVPAQASLLDVVKLLDEKHLSALTVIRENGSLVGQLEKPSILAFLQRQAQPSAA, from the coding sequence ATGAACGGTAATATTCGCATCGGCAAGCTATTCGGCATTCCCTTTTATGTGCATCCTTCCTGGTTTCTGGTACTGGGATTGATTACTTGGAGCTACGGCTCAGGGATTGCAGCTCAACTTCCAGAACTTGCTGTAGGACTGCCTTGGATACTTGGACTTGTGACGGCACTTTTGCTGTTTGCTTCAGTCCTTGCCCATGAGTTGGGGCATAGTCTGGTCGCAATGCGCCAAGGCATCCCAGTGAGATCAATTACGCTTTTCCTATTTGGTGGACTTGCCAGCTTAGAGAAAGAATCCAAGACACCCTCTGAAGCCTTTCAGGTTGCGATCGCAGGTCCTGTCGTCAGCTTGATTCTATTCGGATTTCTAAGCCTATTCGGGTGGGCAATCGGAACTGGAATTGGGGCAGAGATTTTAGGTGTGATTGCTTCGGTGAACCTGGCACTTGCTTTATTTAATTTGATTCCAGGTCTGCCGCTGGACGGTGGGAACGTTCTGAAAGCTTTGGTTTGGAAACTGACTGGAAATCCTTATCGTGCGACAGTAGTTGCGAGTCGATCTGGACAAGTTCTAAGTTGGATTGCGATCGCATCAGGTTTAATTCCACTGGTTCTGTTTGGCAGTTTTGCGAATATCTGGAATCTGCTTATTGGCGGTTTCTTGCTTCAGAATGCAACTCAATCGGCGCGATCTGCACGGGTGCAAGAGCAATTAGCTCAATTCACGGCTGAAGAGGCAGTGATGGCAAATCGCTCGGCTGTGGATGCAGAATTACCGCTAAGAGCATTTGCTGATCAGCAGATTTTGAATCGTGACCCAAATCAGAAGTTTCTAGTGACGGATGCAGAAGGGCAATTAGTAGGAGAAATCTCGATCGATTCACTCAGAAGTGTTCCAGTTGAGGACTGGTCGAATCAGCGGGTGCGAGACGTAATGAGTGAGATCGCAGTCGAGAGAACAGTTCCAGCTCAAGCATCTTTGCTCGATGTGGTGAAACTGCTAGATGAAAAACATCTTTCAGCCTTAACGGTCATTCGTGAGAACGGCAGCTTAGTGGGACAATTGGAAAAGCCTTCAATCCTCGCGTTTCTTCAGCGTCAGGCTCAGCCGAGTGCTGCTTAG
- a CDS encoding GFA family protein, with product MEGQCLCGAITVKTPDKKSVDACHCGMCRRWGGSPALGISCGSEVQIDGSDQLKVYQSSEWAERAFCSECGTHIFYKLLPAGEYFLSAGLFQDGIEFEFTEQIFIDRKPNYYDFANQTLNLTEAEVFAKFASIEEG from the coding sequence ATGGAGGGTCAATGTCTTTGTGGTGCAATCACAGTGAAAACGCCAGATAAAAAAAGCGTTGATGCTTGTCATTGCGGAATGTGTCGGCGCTGGGGAGGCAGTCCGGCTTTGGGAATTTCTTGCGGTTCAGAGGTTCAAATCGACGGCAGCGATCAATTGAAAGTCTATCAATCTTCAGAATGGGCTGAGCGGGCTTTTTGCAGCGAATGTGGAACTCACATTTTCTATAAGTTGCTGCCAGCAGGTGAATATTTCCTGTCCGCAGGACTGTTTCAAGATGGGATTGAGTTTGAGTTTACGGAACAGATTTTTATTGATCGCAAGCCCAACTATTACGATTTTGCGAACCAGACTTTGAATCTGACAGAAGCAGAGGTGTTCGCCAAGTTTGCGTCGATCGAGGAGGGTTAG
- a CDS encoding glycosyltransferase family A protein: MSDVQISLVTATHLRAQILQQQALPSILNQTDMNFEWIVINDGCDAQTRSLIKQLQAPCSIVYLEFDHPATGFGLCHARNLGIEAASNSLIAYLDDDNTIVPHFIEQTHQFFSHHPDTRYSMAVQQRQRNVEENGTIVRAGQPFLSPPPDCTLTDLIEQRSLFDSNGFTHYRENAPRWNPEYKVFADYEYLLQCVQLWGREPFKLQSQPLVQYIQSSMGVIGRSTYSEWADELQSILESRDDHALTESEMAMLTQSLESWRFRATPISAFQP; the protein is encoded by the coding sequence ATGAGTGATGTTCAAATTAGCCTCGTCACTGCGACACATCTGCGCGCTCAGATTCTTCAACAACAGGCACTTCCCAGTATCCTGAATCAAACGGATATGAACTTCGAGTGGATTGTGATCAACGACGGATGTGATGCTCAGACACGATCGCTGATCAAACAGCTTCAGGCTCCTTGCTCGATCGTCTACCTTGAATTCGATCATCCCGCAACCGGGTTTGGACTCTGCCATGCCCGCAATCTCGGCATTGAAGCGGCTTCAAATTCTCTCATTGCTTACCTGGACGACGACAATACGATCGTGCCCCACTTCATCGAGCAAACACACCAGTTCTTTTCACACCACCCGGATACGCGGTACAGCATGGCAGTCCAGCAGCGACAGCGAAATGTAGAGGAAAATGGAACGATCGTTCGGGCAGGGCAACCGTTCTTATCTCCGCCCCCAGACTGTACGCTGACAGATTTAATTGAACAGCGATCGCTGTTTGACAGTAACGGATTCACGCACTATCGAGAGAATGCACCCCGTTGGAATCCAGAATACAAGGTGTTTGCGGACTATGAGTATTTACTGCAATGTGTCCAGCTTTGGGGACGCGAACCGTTCAAATTGCAGTCTCAACCCTTAGTTCAGTACATTCAGTCTTCAATGGGCGTGATTGGGCGATCGACCTATTCAGAGTGGGCAGACGAACTCCAATCAATTTTAGAATCTAGAGATGATCACGCTCTCACTGAATCAGAGATGGCTATGCTTACTCAATCGCTTGAGTCTTGGCGTTTCAGAGCTACGCCCATTTCAGCATTTCAACCATGA